A stretch of the Cumulibacter soli genome encodes the following:
- the tsaB gene encoding tRNA (adenosine(37)-N6)-threonylcarbamoyltransferase complex dimerization subunit type 1 TsaB, translating to MKVLAIDTSSARIVSGIVEVTGTDITTLAESSTTGATMHAEVLAPSIAQASHVAGVPLAELDGIVVGLGPGPFTGLRVGIVTAASIGDALGLPVWGVGSLDAVAVGASGLTLVVSDARRKEVYFAWYDGDRRIDGPDVRRPEDLDTRGSRAVRVVHAGASKYLEELQRLGSVVTERYPTPDSLVHLAVRDGLVGGPSNTLEPIYLRRPDAAEPKPKPRLDVTGPTGR from the coding sequence ATGAAAGTTCTAGCGATTGATACGTCGTCTGCTCGCATCGTGAGCGGGATCGTCGAGGTAACAGGTACCGACATCACGACGCTCGCCGAGTCATCGACAACGGGGGCAACGATGCACGCGGAGGTCCTGGCGCCCAGCATCGCGCAGGCCTCCCATGTCGCCGGCGTACCGCTGGCCGAACTGGACGGGATCGTCGTGGGACTCGGACCCGGGCCGTTCACCGGCTTACGGGTGGGTATCGTGACCGCCGCGTCGATCGGCGATGCGTTGGGACTGCCGGTGTGGGGTGTCGGCTCGTTGGACGCGGTGGCCGTAGGAGCCTCGGGGCTCACGCTGGTCGTGTCCGACGCGCGACGCAAGGAGGTCTACTTTGCCTGGTACGACGGGGATCGGCGGATCGACGGCCCCGATGTGCGACGTCCCGAAGACCTCGATACGCGTGGATCGCGCGCGGTCCGCGTGGTGCACGCCGGTGCGTCGAAGTACCTCGAAGAGTTACAGCGGTTGGGCTCGGTCGTGACTGAGCGGTACCCGACGCCGGACTCACTGGTGCACCTCGCCGTACGCGACGGACTCGTCGGCGGGCCATCGAACACGTTGGAGCCGATCTACCTGCGACGCCCCGATGCCGCTGAGCCGAAACCGAAGCCGCGGTTGGATGTCACCGGGCCGACCGGGCGATGA
- the tsaE gene encoding tRNA (adenosine(37)-N6)-threonylcarbamoyltransferase complex ATPase subunit type 1 TsaE, with the protein MSVPRRFVAETAADLQQFAAQVAAQLRPGDLVLLSGPLGAGKTTFAQGVGAALGVRERLTSPTFVIAREHRGRVPVVHVDAYRLSGLDELEDLDLESELDEAVVLVEWGQGMAEVLAEGYLMVDIDRESGAGESRVVQLSAVGDRWTGVIAT; encoded by the coding sequence GTGAGCGTTCCGCGGCGGTTCGTGGCCGAAACTGCAGCCGACCTGCAGCAGTTTGCCGCGCAGGTAGCAGCGCAGTTGCGCCCCGGTGACCTGGTGTTGTTGAGCGGTCCGCTCGGTGCCGGTAAGACCACGTTCGCGCAGGGGGTCGGCGCAGCGCTCGGTGTGCGGGAGCGACTTACCTCGCCGACCTTCGTGATTGCTCGAGAGCATCGCGGCCGCGTTCCGGTCGTGCATGTGGATGCGTATCGGCTCAGCGGACTGGACGAACTGGAGGATCTGGACCTCGAATCCGAACTGGACGAAGCAGTCGTACTTGTCGAATGGGGGCAGGGTATGGCCGAAGTGCTGGCTGAGGGCTACCTGATGGTTGATATCGATCGCGAGTCCGGTGCCGGTGAGAGCCGCGTGGTGCAGCTGTCGGCAGTCGGAGATCGGTGGACCGGTGTGATCGCGACATGA
- a CDS encoding alpha/beta fold hydrolase, which translates to MARRSKTLALIAGGVAVGTALLNTARIITERTTVRRAHNQDDPVAGTAFGELRADKHYTVTATDGTPLYVEEVGSATAPVTVIFAHGYVLEMGCWHYQRLALQGIDDPRMRLVFYDQRSHGRSGRSESDDCTIDQLGSDLEQILRAASTESDRVIVVGHSMGGMSIMALADRRPELFGTLIDGVVLISTSAGDLVAAEPADLSSSIMSHVVPTISKAAQFAPKWIEGGRKMLGNSIWLATRKYSFGSADTPASLTDYMDRMISATPLEVMADFYPTLAGHDKLRALPAIAKAPVLVICGDEDRMTPIDHSELIARELPSADLFVVPGAGHMAILEKPELCNDQLLGFIRRVVSHPVRKSRSA; encoded by the coding sequence ATGGCACGCCGCAGCAAGACACTTGCCCTCATCGCCGGTGGCGTCGCCGTAGGCACGGCGCTGCTGAACACCGCCCGGATCATCACCGAGCGCACCACCGTCCGGCGCGCGCACAACCAGGACGATCCCGTGGCCGGGACCGCATTCGGCGAGCTTCGCGCCGACAAGCACTACACCGTGACGGCAACAGACGGCACTCCCTTGTACGTCGAAGAGGTCGGGTCGGCGACCGCACCGGTCACTGTGATCTTCGCGCACGGATACGTGCTGGAGATGGGCTGCTGGCATTACCAGCGCCTGGCGCTGCAGGGCATCGACGATCCGCGGATGCGTTTGGTGTTCTACGACCAGCGCTCGCACGGGCGCTCCGGGCGCTCGGAGTCCGATGACTGCACTATCGACCAACTCGGCAGCGACCTCGAGCAGATCCTGCGGGCGGCGAGTACCGAGAGTGATCGGGTGATCGTCGTGGGGCACTCCATGGGCGGTATGAGCATTATGGCGCTCGCGGATCGACGTCCCGAACTATTCGGCACCTTGATCGACGGCGTCGTGCTGATCTCGACGTCCGCCGGTGATCTGGTGGCCGCCGAACCCGCCGACTTGTCGAGTTCGATCATGAGCCACGTCGTCCCGACGATCTCGAAGGCGGCCCAGTTCGCGCCGAAGTGGATCGAGGGCGGACGCAAAATGCTCGGCAACAGCATCTGGCTGGCGACGCGTAAGTACTCATTCGGGAGTGCGGACACACCCGCCTCGCTGACCGACTACATGGACCGGATGATCTCGGCCACACCATTGGAGGTGATGGCCGACTTCTACCCGACGTTGGCCGGTCACGACAAACTGCGTGCGCTCCCGGCGATCGCGAAGGCGCCGGTGCTGGTCATTTGTGGTGATGAAGACCGGATGACGCCGATCGATCACAGCGAACTGATCGCGCGTGAGTTGCCGTCCGCGGACCTGTTCGTCGTACCCGGTGCAGGGCATATGGCGATCTTGGAGAAACCAGAGTTGTGCAACGATCAGTTACTGGGCTTCATTCGACGGGTCGTCTCGCATCCGGTCCGCAAGAGCCGGTCAGCGTGA
- the alr gene encoding alanine racemase: MSAPTDQRPPMAVLDIDLAAIRHNVALLRERVDRPLIAVVKGDGYGHGIIEVTRAALEAGADGIGVTTIAEARAVRSAGIDAPLVSWLHAPGADFEWALRHDVEVGIGAIEALEDVAALELPARLHLKIDTGLARGGCPPHLWPQLVARAAQLARDGRLRIVGIWSHFACADEPAHPSVRHQLARLHEAADVARAAGLREFALHIANSAATLTAPESWCDAVRPGIALYGLDPMAGDGARFGLRPAMRASARIMLAKDVPAGTGVSYGHTYVTERATRLAVVPVGYADGIPRIASNKAPVMIGGKHYRIAGRVCMDQFVVDVGDDPVQAGDEAVLWGDPAYGEPSAQQWADAAGTIHYEIVSRAGGRFLRRHHDDLRADSDEEEE; this comes from the coding sequence GTGAGTGCGCCGACCGATCAACGCCCCCCGATGGCGGTGCTCGATATCGACCTGGCCGCCATTCGTCACAACGTTGCGTTGCTTCGTGAGCGGGTTGATCGCCCGCTGATCGCGGTCGTCAAAGGCGACGGTTATGGGCACGGCATCATCGAGGTCACGCGAGCCGCGCTCGAGGCCGGCGCAGATGGCATCGGCGTCACGACGATCGCTGAGGCGCGGGCCGTGCGTTCGGCCGGTATCGATGCCCCGCTGGTGTCGTGGCTGCACGCGCCAGGTGCCGACTTCGAATGGGCATTGCGACACGATGTTGAGGTTGGTATTGGCGCCATCGAGGCGTTAGAGGACGTCGCTGCGCTCGAGTTGCCCGCGAGACTGCACCTGAAAATCGACACTGGTCTCGCTCGCGGAGGGTGCCCGCCGCACCTGTGGCCACAATTGGTGGCGCGTGCCGCTCAATTGGCTCGAGACGGTCGACTACGCATCGTCGGCATCTGGAGTCACTTCGCCTGCGCTGACGAGCCCGCTCACCCCAGCGTGCGACATCAGTTGGCGCGACTGCACGAGGCGGCGGACGTGGCCAGGGCCGCCGGCTTGCGGGAGTTCGCGCTGCACATCGCAAACTCTGCCGCGACGCTGACCGCGCCAGAAAGCTGGTGTGACGCCGTACGCCCTGGGATCGCGCTGTACGGGCTTGACCCGATGGCCGGCGATGGGGCTCGCTTTGGGTTGCGTCCGGCAATGCGCGCCAGCGCCCGGATCATGCTCGCTAAAGACGTGCCCGCCGGCACAGGCGTCTCGTACGGGCACACCTACGTGACCGAGCGTGCCACTCGATTAGCGGTAGTGCCGGTGGGTTACGCCGACGGCATCCCGCGAATTGCCAGTAACAAGGCGCCGGTGATGATCGGTGGTAAGCACTACCGCATTGCCGGACGAGTCTGTATGGATCAATTCGTCGTCGACGTCGGTGATGATCCTGTGCAGGCCGGCGACGAGGCCGTGCTGTGGGGAGATCCGGCGTACGGCGAACCCAGCGCGCAACAATGGGCTGACGCGGCCGGGACCATTCACTATGAGATCGTCTCGCGCGCGGGTGGGCGATTCCTTCGGCGTCACCATGACGATCTACGCGCCGACAGCGATGAGGAAGAGGAATAG
- a CDS encoding TetR/AcrR family transcriptional regulator: protein MTEALSLREQKKNETRKAISQAALALTDARPYADVTVAEIAAAAGVSRRTISNYFASKADCYAGVVGGEFVADVVQELIAQDSGGTGERLARAFQSLDESFWTNVQRLHTIARDEPEVAAAVAFAEQSKCDELADLLMEASGDSIDRLHLNATIAAISTCITVAVDYWLDNDATGGTAALTALVTSSLGILDLSWADPHLSAIRELYSNNRIPRS from the coding sequence ATGACCGAAGCACTCAGCCTGCGGGAGCAGAAGAAGAACGAGACCAGGAAAGCGATTTCCCAGGCCGCTCTCGCGCTCACGGACGCCCGGCCGTACGCCGATGTGACCGTCGCCGAAATCGCGGCCGCCGCCGGGGTCTCGCGTCGCACGATCTCGAACTACTTCGCCTCCAAGGCCGACTGCTATGCCGGCGTCGTCGGTGGCGAGTTCGTGGCCGACGTCGTACAAGAACTAATCGCCCAGGATTCCGGCGGCACTGGCGAGCGACTCGCCCGAGCTTTCCAATCGCTGGACGAAAGTTTCTGGACGAACGTACAGCGCCTACACACCATCGCCCGTGACGAACCCGAAGTCGCGGCTGCTGTGGCATTCGCCGAGCAGTCCAAATGCGACGAACTCGCCGACCTACTGATGGAAGCGTCCGGCGACTCGATAGATCGCTTGCACTTGAACGCCACTATCGCAGCGATCAGCACGTGTATCACCGTCGCTGTCGATTACTGGCTGGACAACGACGCCACCGGAGGGACGGCCGCGCTCACTGCCTTAGTCACCTCGTCCCTCGGCATTCTCGACCTGTCCTGGGCGGATCCGCATCTCAGCGCGATCCGTGAGTTGTACAGCAACAACCGCATACCTCGCTCGTAA